The sequence CCTGCTGAGGCAGCAAATGGACGCCTCCGCGAAGCCGGGTTAAGCCCAGTTCCATGCCCCGCACCACCTCGCGCTCGCGCCCGTCCGCTGCACCGGCCGCCCCCGCTGGGGACGAGGAGGCCCCGGCCTCCCGCCTCAAGAACACGGTCCGCGTAAAGGTGCCCAAGAGCCGGCGCTTCGTGGCGCTGGCGGGCAACATCGGCGCGGGCAAGACGACGGCCGCGAAGATGATCAGCCAGAGCTTCGGCTACCAGCTCTTCGACGAGCCCGTCATCGACAACCGCTTCCTGCGTGACTACTACGCGGACATGTCGCGCTGGTCCTTCACGCTCCAGCTCGAGTTCCTCATCCGGCGCGTGGAGCACCACGAGCTCATCCACTCGTACAAGCGCAGCTGCGTGCAGGACCGCACGCTGTACGAGGACCCGGAAATCTTCGCCAAGTACCTCCACGGCCTGGGGAACATGACCGACGCGGAGCTGGACCTGTACTACGAGTACTTCCAGCGCCTGTCGCGCCACATCATCCGCCCCGACAAGGTCATCTGCTTCGAGGTGGGTAGCGTGGACGTGCTCCTCCAGCGCATCCGCACCCGCGGCCGCGAGGAGGAGAAGGGCATCCGCCACCAGTTCCTGCGCGGGCTCAACGGCTACTACGCGAGCTTTCCCCAGGTGCTGCAGGAGAAGTACGGCGTGGAGTGCCTCGTCCTGGACGTCTCCACCCAGGACATCCGGCGCGGCAAGGGACGCGACGAGTTCCTCGACCGCGTCTCCAGCTTCCTGGCCTGAAGGTGTGAGATGCCAGATTTGACGCCCAAGAACGCCAAGGACACGGAGGTGGTGATGACGCAGCTCATCCTCCCTCCGGATGCCAACAACCTGAACGCCGCCTTCGGCGGGAAGGTGATGCAGTGGATAGACATCTGCGGCGCGGTGGCGGCGCAGCGCCACTGCCGTCAGGTCGTCGTCACCGCCTCCATGGATGACCTGCACTTCCACGCGCCCATCAAGGTGGGCTGGGTGGCCCTGCTGCACGGCAGGGTGCTGGCCGCCTTCCGCACGTCCATGGAGGTGGGAGTCACGGTGCACGCGGAGAACCCGCTCACCGGGGAGCGCTTCCTCACCACCAGCGCGCTCATGACGTTCGTGGCCATCGACAAGGACGGGGGCCGGGTGCAGGTGCCTCCGCTGCTGATGGAGACGGACGCCGAGCGCGAGGCCTTCCGCGAGGCCGAGTCCCGCCGCGCCCAGCGCCTGGCGCGCCAGAAGGAGAACCAGACCTGGCTGAAGGTGATGAAGCCGCTCGCCGGCGCCTGAGCGGGTGCCCGCAACGACGAAGGCCGGGGAGGCACCCTGCCCCACCCGGCCCGACGTCCCTTCAAGGACGGGCGCCGCTGGAAACCGCGCCGTCGCTCAGGTGGTGAACGAGGTGCCGCAGCCGCAGGAGGACTTCGCGTTCGGGTTGTTGAACTTGAAGCCCGCGCCGGTGATGGCGGAGACGTAATCAATCTCCGTGCCCGCGAGGTACTGGCTGCTCATCGCGTCGGTGGCAATCTTCACGCCGTCCTGCTCCCAGACGAGGTCGCCGGCCTTGGACTCCTTGACCAGGTTCAAGTCGTAGCCCAGGCCGCTGCAGCCGGCGGGGACGACGCGGATGGAGAAGAAGTAGCCCTCGAAGCCCTGGGCCTTGGTGACGGCCTTCACCTGGTTGATGGCCGCCTCCGTCAGCCGCACGGCCTCGCCGGGGGTGGCCTGGGGGGCCGGCGCGGTGCCGGGAGCGGAAGTCGTCGTGGGGGTGCTGTCCATGTCGGTTGCTCTCCTATGCCGTGCGTTATAACGCCCGGGCCGCGAAAATCCATGGGCCCGGCTGGCCGACCGCCCATAGGCCCACATCCGGACGGACGGCCCGGGGGCGGCGGGTTATACCCGGCGTCATGGCTCCCACCTTCCAAGAGCTGCTGGCCGGAGTGAAGCAGGAGATTCGCGAGGTCTCCGTCGACGAGGTGAAGCGGCTGCTGGACGCCCGCGCCCCCGTGAAGCTCGTGGACGTGCGGGAGGCCGACGAGTACGCGGGCGGCCGCCTGCCCGGCGCCCTGCACATCCCCCGGGGCTACCTGGAGCTGCGGATTGAGGACAGGGCCCGGCGCGACGAGGAGCTGGTGGTCTACTGCGCGGGCGGCACCCGCTCCGCGCTGGCCGCGAAGACGCTGAAGGAGCTGGGCTACACGCGCGTGGCCTCGCTGGCAGGCGGCTACAACCGCTGGAGCGACACGGCCCTCCCGGTGGAGAAGCCCTTCGTCCTCACCGCCGAGCAGAAGGAGCGCTACCGGCGCCACCTCATCCTCCCCGAGGTGGGCGAGGAGGGGCAGGCGAAGCTGCTCCAGGCCCGGGTGCTGCTGCTGGGCGCGGGCGGGCTGGGCTCTCCCGCGGCGCTGTACCTCGCCGCGGCCGGCGTGGGCACGCTGGGCATCGTCGACTCGGACGTGGTGGACCTGAGCAACCTCCAGCGCCAGGTCCTCCACACCCGCGAGTTCCAGGGCCAGCCCAAGGTGGTCAGCGCCCGCGCCGCCATCGAAGCCCTCAACCCCGACGTGAAGGTGGTGCCCTTCCAGGAGCGGCTCACCTCGCACAACGTCCTGCGCGTGCTGGAGGGCTTCGACCTGGTGCTGGACGGCGGGGACAACTTCCCCACCCGCTACCTCCTCAATGACGCGTGCGTCATGCGGGGCAAGCCCAACATCCACGGCTCCGTCTTCCGCTTCGAGGGACAGGTGACGTCCTTCGTCCCCGGCCAGGGCCCCTGCTACCGCTGCCTCTACCCCGCCCCGCCGCCGCCGGAGCTGGCCCCGTCCTGCGCGGAGGCCGGGGTGCTGGGCGTGCTGCCCGGCCTCATCGGCCTGCTCCAGGCCAACGAGGCCCTCAAGCTCATCCTCGGCCGGGGCGAGCCGCTCACCGGCCGGCTGCTCACCTTCGACGCGCTGGGCACGCGCTTCCAGGAGCTGAAGCTGCGCAAGGACCCGACCTGCCCGGTGTGCG comes from Pyxidicoccus trucidator and encodes:
- the moeB gene encoding molybdopterin-synthase adenylyltransferase MoeB, with product MAPTFQELLAGVKQEIREVSVDEVKRLLDARAPVKLVDVREADEYAGGRLPGALHIPRGYLELRIEDRARRDEELVVYCAGGTRSALAAKTLKELGYTRVASLAGGYNRWSDTALPVEKPFVLTAEQKERYRRHLILPEVGEEGQAKLLQARVLLLGAGGLGSPAALYLAAAGVGTLGIVDSDVVDLSNLQRQVLHTREFQGQPKVVSARAAIEALNPDVKVVPFQERLTSHNVLRVLEGFDLVLDGGDNFPTRYLLNDACVMRGKPNIHGSVFRFEGQVTSFVPGQGPCYRCLYPAPPPPELAPSCAEAGVLGVLPGLIGLLQANEALKLILGRGEPLTGRLLTFDALGTRFQELKLRKDPTCPVCAPGAKVELIDYEAFCSAPTAA
- a CDS encoding deoxynucleoside kinase, translating into MPRTTSRSRPSAAPAAPAGDEEAPASRLKNTVRVKVPKSRRFVALAGNIGAGKTTAAKMISQSFGYQLFDEPVIDNRFLRDYYADMSRWSFTLQLEFLIRRVEHHELIHSYKRSCVQDRTLYEDPEIFAKYLHGLGNMTDAELDLYYEYFQRLSRHIIRPDKVICFEVGSVDVLLQRIRTRGREEEKGIRHQFLRGLNGYYASFPQVLQEKYGVECLVLDVSTQDIRRGKGRDEFLDRVSSFLA
- a CDS encoding acyl-CoA thioesterase encodes the protein MPDLTPKNAKDTEVVMTQLILPPDANNLNAAFGGKVMQWIDICGAVAAQRHCRQVVVTASMDDLHFHAPIKVGWVALLHGRVLAAFRTSMEVGVTVHAENPLTGERFLTTSALMTFVAIDKDGGRVQVPPLLMETDAEREAFREAESRRAQRLARQKENQTWLKVMKPLAGA
- a CDS encoding HesB/IscA family protein, producing the protein MDSTPTTTSAPGTAPAPQATPGEAVRLTEAAINQVKAVTKAQGFEGYFFSIRVVPAGCSGLGYDLNLVKESKAGDLVWEQDGVKIATDAMSSQYLAGTEIDYVSAITGAGFKFNNPNAKSSCGCGTSFTT